The genomic DNA TCTGGGAGGGCACGATCACTGTCTCGCATAATGTAAAGTCTTCTTTACATTATGTAATGTTTCGTTATATCTTTTAAGACAGGAGACAAAGATTCGTAAATCCAGAAGTTTCTGGATTAATAGTTTTAACGAATCTAAATAATGCATCCATGACTTCATCCACGACTTATACGATTGAGTCCGCACAGGGCATTTTCCCTGGAACTCAGATTGCTAATGCGGTTCCAGCTACCACGGAAGCGTTCGATAAGCTCAGCGTTGACGATCAACTGGCATTACTCTGGTTTGCCTACACCGAAATGGGTGTTTCAATTACTCGCGCCGCCACAGGAGCCGCCCGCATGATACTAGCGGAAGGTTTACTAGCCCAAATTAAGCAGATGCCATCTGCCGCCCAAACGCAAGTGATGCAGGATATTGCTAACCGTGCCGACACTCCCATCAGCCGTTCCTATTCTTCTTTCAGCGTCAATACCAAGCTAGGTTTTTGGTATGAGTTAGGAGAGTTGATGGCACAGGGCATCGTTGCTCCCATCCCTTCTGGCTATAAAATGACGCCTGAAGCCGCGGCAGTGCTGGAAACCATCAAGAAACTCGATCCGGGTCAGCAAATCACAGTTTTGCGGAATACCGTCATCAACATGGGATTTGATCCGGCTCTCAACGATTACGCAAAACCCGAAGATCCCTATGTAACACCCACCGCCCTAGCTTCCCGTCCGAAGATCAGTATTGATGGCATCAGTGAACCTACAGTGCTGAATTATATTCAAAACATGAACGCATTTGACTTTGAGGCAGCTGTGTCTTTATTTGCGGAAAAGGGAGCATTGCAACCGCCCTTCCAGAAGCCAATTGTCGGTCGTGAAGCGATTTTTGCATATATGTGCGAAGAATGCCAGGGACTCAAGATGATGCCACAGAAAGGCGTCTCTGAGCGCATAGAAGATGGCTATACTCAACATAAAGTCACAGGCAAAGTAGAAACTCCTTGGTTCGGTGCCAGCGTTGGTATGAACATTGCATGGCGGTTCTTACTAGATCCCCAAGGCAAAATTTTCTTCGTGGCGGTTGACTTACTAGCATCGCCCAAAGAACTCCTAAACCTTACTCGTCAGTAGGACGTTCAGTACAGTTGCTGAGATAAGATAAGGCACAAATAATCGCCTTATCAACAAAAAGTGTAGGGTGCTAAAATCAGCACCCTACACTTTTTGTTACCCTAAATTACTGTTTGAGTCTGCAAGACATCAAATTTTTTACCCAAACAATTCATAACTCCTAAAAAAGTGGGCGAACTGGGAGTAATAATGCGGCGGGTGAGAGAATTGAACCCGCTAATCCCGATTTTTGGTGGAGATGTTACCCCTCGTTAAGTAATTGAGAAACTAATTTTATGGCTTCTGCGGGGGTAGAGATTTTACCTTCAGCCCGTGCGATTCCAATCGCGGTGAGAAATTGACCAACTTGTGGCCCAGATGGGAGATTGAAAGTTTGGATTAAATCTTTGCCGGTGACAAAGGGCGCGGGATGAGCAACTGGGTCGTCAGGAGTAAGATAGCGGTTGATGAGAGGTGTCAATTCTGCGACGGATACCCCATCTGCTAAAGCCAGAACGAGGATGACTGGGAAAACCTGTCCGGCTTCCCGAAAAAACAAATACTGCGCTCCTAAAGACATCTGAGATGATTGCAGCTGCGGCAGCAATTTGAGTGCAGTGGTGATGGCGCGAATTTCAGCGCGGCTGTATTTTAAATTCAATAATTCAGCTTCAGCAGCTTCCGCTACGGGTGATAAAAGAGTCGCTAGTTTGGCAATTCCTAACCAAGAAGTTTTTAAGGTATCGCCTACCAAGCTAGATAAAAAGCTTGCTAATTCATGCCATGTTTCTCCCAGCACTACCGCTGAACGTTCAACCGCTGGCAAGATTGTAGAAAGATTTTTGGAACCTCTCCCCCAAACCCCCTCCCCGTTGACGGGGAGGGGGCTAAGAGGTGGGTTCATTAACCTCTCAATTCTTCCTTCCGGTTGCAGGGGAGGCTTCGGGAGAGGCTGGAGGTTCGCGATTGTTCCCTCCGGTTGCAGGGGAGGCTTCGGGAGAGGTTGGGGACTTGAGGCACTGGGAAACCAAGTTTGGAGTAAACCATCCTCAACGGCAGCAATTATCCAAGGAGTGCCTTCAGAAGTATTCAGGAGATAGGCAAACTCTGCTTGCACTCGTTCTGCTGATACTTGCCCCAGCAAAGGCGCAAGTTGTCGAATCGCTGATTGGGTATCGGACTCAATCGTAAAATTTAGTTGGGCGGCTTGGCGGTAGGCTCTTAATAGCCGTAAAGGGTCATCTTGGAGATTTTTGGGGGAAACCATCCGAATGATGCCCTGTTGCAAATCTGCATAGCCATTAAGGGGATCGATGAGTTCGCCAGTGTGGGGATTGTATGCGATCGCATTCATTGTATAGTCGCGCCGCTGCAAATCGATTTCCAGATTTGACCCTTCGGCTTGTGCAATATCAACGGTTGCCTGCTCAAATACGACTCTGGCAATCTGTCGCTGGGCATCTAACAACACAAACCCCACTTTGTAGCGACTGGCAATCTTCCGCGCTGTTTTTACCGCATCCCCAAGTAAAACAAAATCTAGATCCCGGTACTCGCGGCGGCGTCCCAGCAAAGCATCTCGCACAGCACCCCCCACCATATAAGCGGGTTCCGGGAGCAATTCTAGGCTAAAAGGCCAAGTTTCTGGCGATAGGGTAGAGGTGTCTGTGTTTAAGTGCATCTGTATACTTACGCCATTTAGATAATTTTCCAAGTCCACACAGAGGAACAAGCGTTTGTGTCTTTGTGAATTTATTCGCCTCAAAGACACATCGCAATAAAAATCAACCCAATAGGTAATTAATAGACGTGTTGACTGAGCTAGATTAACAGAAAAGCCTCTGGAGGCTGTGCTATGTGTATTTGTGTTAACTGCCAATACGTAGACCGCTGCACCACCTATCATGCGGTAGAAACGCAGCATCAGGTGCCTCACCTAACTGAAGACCCCGATTTTGAAGCTACTGAACCCACCATCAATGTCAATATCCGCACCGAGGGGGAAATGATTGAGATGGAGTGGGATGTTGTGGGTTGTCTCAGCTTTAAGCGGGAAACCGGCAAATGGGCGCGGTTGCGTCCCGGCGAGTTAGTGCCAACCTGAAAACCTCTCAGTCAGATTGCCCTAAGTCACGGTATTTTACCCAACTTTAACGCGACGGCTACTGCTGCTTCAGTAGCCGTTTTGTTGCGTTTAGGCAATTCAGGTAACTGCATAGAGTCGAACTTAGTCAGAAAAATCAATGGCTTCTCAATAATTGCTCGGAATACAGACGACGCGCGTAACGATTGGCTAAGAATCTGCGCTGTCTTAGAGTTATTACAGTAATTAATAAACTAATGCTTTTTAATCTGCTTGTGGCAACGATACCTCAGCAGGTAGGCAAAAATGAATATAACTGGTGGAGAGGGTAGTAGGAATTAGGAAAGCGATCGCTCTAAGCTGTATTCCATAATAATTAGCATATTCATCTGAATTAATTTATGAAATATTAGCCATGATAATTAGGAATCTTTAATAGCCGTTATTCCGTTTTGATTCTGGGAAGATACGTATAATCTCGCCCGTATCTCACCGCTCACCCACAACTACGCTCGAAACAAAGGGAGCTAATAAGAAGTCTAGTTTGGGAGTAAAGCGACTTGCTTTAACAGAATTTATCTGGTTCAACATCAATTAAGAAAACCAAGGCGTAGTTATGAATTTAAGTCATTATATCCCAAGAATAACACCGTTTTACGCCCGAAACAAAGCCGCTATTGGACTAAGTATTTTAATCATTGCCGGATATTTAGGGAACTATTTCCGTTTGTCATTATTTTTTGATATAGATTTCCTATTTGGCAGCATTGCCGTTTGGATTATAGTATTTTTGTACGGTACAGGTTGGGGTACTTTTGCAGGCTTCGTTTCTGGCATTTGTACTTATTTTATTTGGCATCATTCCTACACGGTAATTACCTTTACCGCTGAAGCATTCTTTGTCAGTTTATTGTTTCATCGTCTACGTCAGAATATCGTGCTGCTAGACGGAATTTTTTGGCTGTTCATCGGGATGCCTCTCATTTGGCTATTTTATGCCATTATCTTGCACGTAGATACTACACAAGCGTTGATTATCTTGTTAAAGCAGCCTGTAAACGGGATTTTCAATGCTTTAATTGCTAGCTTGATGCTGACTCATTTACCGATTCATAAATGGCTAGGTCGTCCTCAAGCAGTTAGCACGCTTTCTTTGCAACAAACTGTATTTAATTTGTTAGTTGCTTTTGTCTTCTTTCCTACTCTAATTCTTATAGTTTTAGACAGCCGCCGGGTAATTGATAACATCAAGACAACAGCTAATGCAGAACTCAAGGCGGCTTCTATAGATTTAGTTGTTGAAATGCGTTCTTGGCATCAGCAACATCTAAAGGCAGTTCAGGAAATCGCTCGGATTGCTGCTTCCGCTGAATCAAACCAAGTGGAAACATTGCAGCCAAGTATAGAATTTTCTAGGCGTGCATTTCCAGATTTCCATAATATTTATGTTGTCAACCCTGAAGGTAAAGCAATTGCATCTTCTCCACAACAGAATGAATCAGGAGAGTCCATTATTGGCTCGAATCTCACTGTTAAACCCTACTTCAAGGAAATCAATAATACTCTGCAACCTACTCTATCAGATGTATTAACCGGACAAAAGGTAATTCTCAGTGTACCCGTACTGAGAGATAATCGCTTCCGTGGCTTAGTCATTGCAGAACTCGATTTGAACGGTATTGACGAACTCCTAAAATCAAATATTGACGAGCGAGGACTACTAATTAGTCTCGTCGATCGCAGAAAATCTGTAATTGCTAGTACTCAGCCTGATCGAGTAGCAATGCAAACATTTGATCGTCGTAAGGATGGCGAAATTCTTCCAATTGCGCCGATGACTTATCAGTGGCTACCGATAACTGGCAGTCGGCTTGTCATGGTGCGTTGGAACAATTCGTTCTTTGTGCAAGAGACCCTAATCGATAGCCAACTTCCTTGGACTCTCATTGCAGAATTATCTGCGACACCACACGTCCGCCATATAGAGCGCGTTCATACGAATAGTTTAGCGATTTTGATGCTAATTTCAGCGATCGCGCTCATTTTTGCAACCCTTCTAAGCCGCAGCTTAGTTAGCCCTCTCTCAAAACTAGCGCAAGTGACGACAAACCTGCCTTACAAACTTTCAGAGCAAGAATTAATCGATTGGCCAAACAGTTCGGTGACAGAACTGGACGCTCTAGTTCGCAACTTTAAGTCAATGGCGGCGACACTTAATCAAAAGTTTTGGGAAATCAAAAGCACCAACGAAATGCTTGAAGAACGGGTGCAAGAACGTACTCAAAAATTATTAATCATTAATACAGAACTTGAAGCTGAAATTGCCGAACGACAGCGAACAGAGGAAAAGTTAAAAGCTTATACCCTCAAATTGGAACAAAGCAACCGGGAATTGCAAGACTTTGCCTTCGTCGCTTCCCACGACTTGCAGGAACCATTGCGGAAAATTCAAGCCTTTGGCGATCGCCTTAAACTTAAATACGGTGCATCCCTCACGACTGAGGGGCAAGACTACCTGGAGCGAATGCAAAAAGCAGCGCAACGGATGCAAACTCTGATTAATGACCTCCTCTCCTTCTCGCGAGTGACAAGCAAAGCTCAGCCTTTTACTCCTGTCAATATCACCAACGTGCTACAAGAGGTCTTGTCTGATTTGGAGGTGCATATCCAGAAGGTAGGCGCAAAAATAGAAATTGGCGATTTGCCAACGATTGATGCCGATCCGTCGCAGATGCGGCAATTATTACAAAATTTGATTAGCAATGCGCTGAAATTCCACCGTGAGCAAGAAGCACCAGTCGTCAAGATTTGGAGTCGCTTGTTAGAGAAGAACGAGCCGCTTTGGACACAAGAATTACCAACTCATCCGATGTGTCAAATTATGGTAAAAGATAATGGAATTGGTTTTGATGAGAAGTATCTGGATCGGATCTTCACAGTTTTCCAACGCCTACACGGTCGTACCGAGTATGAAGGAACTGGAGTTGGCTTAGCAATTTGCCGTAAAATAGTCGAGCGTCATGGTGGTAGCATCACCGCAAAAAGCATCTTAGGGCAAGGATCGACATTCATTTTTACACTACCTGTTGAACAATCTAAATAATAAATTTGGGAATTTTAACTTTTATCTTTTGACTGAAAAACTTTAGAAGTAAATGATGCCACGATTCTGCAACTTGGTGTGAGTAAAACTCTGTGAATGAAGCTGGAAAACTAATTACTATCTTGATGGCTGATGATGATGAAGACGATCGGCTGCTAGCAAAGGATGCATTAGAAGAATGCCGACTCGCTAACGATCTGCACTTTGTTATTGATGGTGAGGATCTGATGGATTATCTTTACCATCGGGGTAAGTATACTCAGTTAATAAAGTCGCCCCGCCCAGGTTTAATCTTGCTGGATCTGAATATGCCTAAAAAGGATGGGCGAGAGGCTCTCCAAGAAATTAAAGCCGATCCCGACCTGCGCCCCATTCCAGTTGTTGTGCTGACGACATCAAAGGCTGAGGAAGATGTTTATCGCACTTACGATTTAGGTGCAAACTCTTATATTGCTAAGCCAGTTACATTTGAATCCCTCGTTTCCGTGATGAAAACTTTAGGAAAATATTGGTTTGAAATTGTTGAGTTGCCACTAAATGAAATAGGGAAATAAATACTTAAACTAAAGCCCCGCCTAATTCTTGGGTTTGATACTGCTTAATGTTGGGAAACATTGAGCAATCCTAAATTACGGGAATTGAGTCAGGGAAAACGAGTAATTATTTTTTATACATTTTCCATGCCCCAAAATGATTGGGGTTTTGTAAAACTTGAGGCGAAACCATTAAAATCTGTGGTAAGTTGCTGTGCTGTAACAATTAGTTCTTCTGCTGCATTTTGAGTTAAAGGTTTAGCGAAAAAATATCCTTGCCCATATTCGCATTCCATTTCTCTCAGTTGGGAAAGTTGCTCGGCTGTCTCTATCCCTTCTGCTGTCACATTTAACTCTAAAGTATGAGCCAGGGTCACGATAGCGCGAACAATTTCTAAACTGTCGTCTTTTGCTCCCATTCGGCTAACAAAAGAACGGTCAATTTTTAACTGATCGATGGGAAACCGATGTAGATAACTTAAAGATGAATAGCCAGTGCCGAAATCATCAATATGCAGATGCACGCCCAAAGATTTTAATTGGAAAAGCATCTTAATTGCCGATTCGGCGTTATCCATGACTGCACTTTCAGTAATTTCTAATTTTAAACTTCGCGCATCTAGGCGAGTGTCCCGTAAAATTTGGTCGATTTGCTTGACTAAATCTGGTTGTAAAAACTGTTTGCTGGAAAGATTAACACTGATTGTTAATAGTAATTCTGGAGAGATTTGCTGCCAATCATGCATTTGGTAGCACGCTTTGCAGAGTACCCACAGTCCGATGGGAACGATTAAACCTGTTTCTTCGGCAATTGGAATAAATTCCGATGGAGAGATTAAACCGCGCTCTGGATGATGCCAGCGTACAAGCGCCTCGAAACCGTCCAGTCTGCCTGTTGTCAAAGACACAATGGGTTGATAGTGAAGCTGAAATTCATGCCGCTCGATCGCACGCCGCAAGTCGTTTTCCAGTTGTAAAAGTGCCACGGCGCGGGTGTGCATGGTGGTATCAAAGACTTCATGACGCGCTCTTCCCATCGATTTAGCACGATACATAGCGGTGTCAGCATCGCGCAGGAGATTTTCTGGACAGTCATATCCGATTTCCGGGGCGCTTTGCGAACCACCCCCGATGGCAATGCCGATGCTTGCCGTCGTGAATACCTCTTGCTCATTGAGGTTGAAAGGATGCATCAGTTCTAAGTGGATGCGCTCGGCAATGTCAGTGGCGTTGTTGATATTTTTGATATCGTCGAGCAGGATAGTAAACTCATCTCCGCCTAGCCGTGCGACTGTATCGCCACCCCGCAGGCAAGTTTTCAACCGCTGCGCGATCGCTATCAGCAATTGATCGCCAATCATGTGTCCCAAGCTGTCATTAATCACCTTGAAGCGGTCAATATCGATAAAGAGGACGGCAAAGAAATAGTCATTGGTTCGTTTTGAACGTTCTATTGCCTGTCCCAATCGATCCATAAACAAGGCTCGATTTGGCAAACCAGTCAACACGTCATGAAACGCATCATGGAGGAGTTGTTTCTCAACTTGCTTGCGCTCGGTGATATCAGTTTGAGAGCCAGCCATGCGCGAGGCTTTCCCATTCGCGTCTCGTACAGCCATCCCCCGAATGAGCATCCAACGGTAGGTCCCGTCTTTGTGTAAGATGCGATGTTCGTTCTCAAAATGGGGGGTCAGTCCTTCGAGATGTAAAGAAATCTGCCCTTTTAACCGCTCTATATCCTCAGAATGAACTCGCTCAAACCAAGCATTGGGAATCTTGTTAATTTCGTTCTCCTCAAAGCCCAGCATCGATTTCCATCGGGGAGAAAAATAAATTTCGTTTGTTTTTAAATTCCAGTCCCAAAGTCCATCGTTAGCACCAGAAACGGCGAGTTCGTAACGTTCTTGACTCTCACGCAATGCTTCCTGAGTTTGGGCAGCCGCAAGGGCTGCCTTGACGCGCTCGGTAATATCTTGGAAGGTAACAACTGCACCCACCATCTGACCATTTTCTCGAATAGGGGTGCTGATGTACTCAACGGGAAAACTTGTGCCGTCTTTTCGCCAAAAGACTTCTTCATCTACTTGTTGAACTTTGCCATCCTGAAAGGCTGCATAAATTGGACACGCTTCTCGCGGATAGGGAGCGCCATCAGATTTTGAATGATGGCAGATAAAATGTAAGGGTTTGCCAATAAGTTCTTCGACTTCCCATCCCAGCATTCTCGCAGCAGCTGGATTGACAAAGGTGGCATTTCCATGAACATCCAAACCATAAATTCCTTCACCCGCTGAGTTGAGAATTAGTTCGTTTTGGTGGCGCAGTCGTTCAATTGCCTCTTCGGTTTGCTTGCGAACCGTGATGTCGTTCTGCAACCCGATGAAGTTGATGAGTTTCCCTTCGTTATCAAAAACTGGGTTGATGGTGAGTTCATTCCAGAACGGTGTCCCATCTTTGCAGTAGTTCAGCACTACACAAATAATAGGTTGCTTTGATGCGATCGCTTCTCGCATCACTTTCACAACAGAGGAATCGGTGTCTTTCCCTTGTAGGAAGCGGCAATTGCGACCCATCACTTCCGCTGCTGAGTAGCCAGTGATGGCAGTAAAAGCAGGATTGACAAAGATAATTGGATTGTCAGGTAAAGTTGGATCGGTGATCGTCACTCCAGTTGTCAGGTTAGCGATCGCCGCCGCTAGCTGGCTGTTTTCGCGCATGGCTGACCGCAAGGCTTCTTCTGCCTGCTTGCGTTTGGTAATATCGGCAGCCAAACCATCGATTCGGATGACATTCCCATTCGCATCACGCCCTAGATGAGCGCGATTGCGAACCCAACGTTCTTCCCCGTCCGGTCGGAAAATGCGATACTCTTCGTCTGCTGCACCGACTTGGAGTAACGCTTGCATCATCGCTTCTATTCGTT from Coleofasciculus sp. FACHB-1120 includes the following:
- a CDS encoding orange carotenoid protein N-terminal domain-containing protein, producing the protein MTSSTTYTIESAQGIFPGTQIANAVPATTEAFDKLSVDDQLALLWFAYTEMGVSITRAATGAARMILAEGLLAQIKQMPSAAQTQVMQDIANRADTPISRSYSSFSVNTKLGFWYELGELMAQGIVAPIPSGYKMTPEAAAVLETIKKLDPGQQITVLRNTVINMGFDPALNDYAKPEDPYVTPTALASRPKISIDGISEPTVLNYIQNMNAFDFEAAVSLFAEKGALQPPFQKPIVGREAIFAYMCEECQGLKMMPQKGVSERIEDGYTQHKVTGKVETPWFGASVGMNIAWRFLLDPQGKIFFVAVDLLASPKELLNLTRQ
- a CDS encoding CCA tRNA nucleotidyltransferase; its protein translation is MHLNTDTSTLSPETWPFSLELLPEPAYMVGGAVRDALLGRRREYRDLDFVLLGDAVKTARKIASRYKVGFVLLDAQRQIARVVFEQATVDIAQAEGSNLEIDLQRRDYTMNAIAYNPHTGELIDPLNGYADLQQGIIRMVSPKNLQDDPLRLLRAYRQAAQLNFTIESDTQSAIRQLAPLLGQVSAERVQAEFAYLLNTSEGTPWIIAAVEDGLLQTWFPSASSPQPLPKPPLQPEGTIANLQPLPKPPLQPEGRIERLMNPPLSPLPVNGEGVWGRGSKNLSTILPAVERSAVVLGETWHELASFLSSLVGDTLKTSWLGIAKLATLLSPVAEAAEAELLNLKYSRAEIRAITTALKLLPQLQSSQMSLGAQYLFFREAGQVFPVILVLALADGVSVAELTPLINRYLTPDDPVAHPAPFVTGKDLIQTFNLPSGPQVGQFLTAIGIARAEGKISTPAEAIKLVSQLLNEG
- a CDS encoding Ycf34 family protein translates to MCICVNCQYVDRCTTYHAVETQHQVPHLTEDPDFEATEPTINVNIRTEGEMIEMEWDVVGCLSFKRETGKWARLRPGELVPT
- a CDS encoding ATP-binding protein, with amino-acid sequence MNLSHYIPRITPFYARNKAAIGLSILIIAGYLGNYFRLSLFFDIDFLFGSIAVWIIVFLYGTGWGTFAGFVSGICTYFIWHHSYTVITFTAEAFFVSLLFHRLRQNIVLLDGIFWLFIGMPLIWLFYAIILHVDTTQALIILLKQPVNGIFNALIASLMLTHLPIHKWLGRPQAVSTLSLQQTVFNLLVAFVFFPTLILIVLDSRRVIDNIKTTANAELKAASIDLVVEMRSWHQQHLKAVQEIARIAASAESNQVETLQPSIEFSRRAFPDFHNIYVVNPEGKAIASSPQQNESGESIIGSNLTVKPYFKEINNTLQPTLSDVLTGQKVILSVPVLRDNRFRGLVIAELDLNGIDELLKSNIDERGLLISLVDRRKSVIASTQPDRVAMQTFDRRKDGEILPIAPMTYQWLPITGSRLVMVRWNNSFFVQETLIDSQLPWTLIAELSATPHVRHIERVHTNSLAILMLISAIALIFATLLSRSLVSPLSKLAQVTTNLPYKLSEQELIDWPNSSVTELDALVRNFKSMAATLNQKFWEIKSTNEMLEERVQERTQKLLIINTELEAEIAERQRTEEKLKAYTLKLEQSNRELQDFAFVASHDLQEPLRKIQAFGDRLKLKYGASLTTEGQDYLERMQKAAQRMQTLINDLLSFSRVTSKAQPFTPVNITNVLQEVLSDLEVHIQKVGAKIEIGDLPTIDADPSQMRQLLQNLISNALKFHREQEAPVVKIWSRLLEKNEPLWTQELPTHPMCQIMVKDNGIGFDEKYLDRIFTVFQRLHGRTEYEGTGVGLAICRKIVERHGGSITAKSILGQGSTFIFTLPVEQSK
- a CDS encoding response regulator, translating into MADDDEDDRLLAKDALEECRLANDLHFVIDGEDLMDYLYHRGKYTQLIKSPRPGLILLDLNMPKKDGREALQEIKADPDLRPIPVVVLTTSKAEEDVYRTYDLGANSYIAKPVTFESLVSVMKTLGKYWFEIVELPLNEIGK
- a CDS encoding EAL domain-containing protein — its product is MSKDSIKVLLIEDDEDDYVLTRDLLLEIEREKFDLEWVNSYDAALEKIQMHQHDVYLVDYRLGAHNGLELLQEAILTNCKAPIILLTGQGDREVDVAAMKAGAADYLVKGKMDAPLLERAIRYSIERVKTLEALRESESRLENILGSLEDSVWSVSATTGEPIYISPAAAEIYGRPVSQFFERPNLWLEVIHPDDRERIEAMMQALLQVGAADEEYRIFRPDGEERWVRNRAHLGRDANGNVIRIDGLAADITKRKQAEEALRSAMRENSQLAAAIANLTTGVTITDPTLPDNPIIFVNPAFTAITGYSAAEVMGRNCRFLQGKDTDSSVVKVMREAIASKQPIICVVLNYCKDGTPFWNELTINPVFDNEGKLINFIGLQNDITVRKQTEEAIERLRHQNELILNSAGEGIYGLDVHGNATFVNPAAARMLGWEVEELIGKPLHFICHHSKSDGAPYPREACPIYAAFQDGKVQQVDEEVFWRKDGTSFPVEYISTPIRENGQMVGAVVTFQDITERVKAALAAAQTQEALRESQERYELAVSGANDGLWDWNLKTNEIYFSPRWKSMLGFEENEINKIPNAWFERVHSEDIERLKGQISLHLEGLTPHFENEHRILHKDGTYRWMLIRGMAVRDANGKASRMAGSQTDITERKQVEKQLLHDAFHDVLTGLPNRALFMDRLGQAIERSKRTNDYFFAVLFIDIDRFKVINDSLGHMIGDQLLIAIAQRLKTCLRGGDTVARLGGDEFTILLDDIKNINNATDIAERIHLELMHPFNLNEQEVFTTASIGIAIGGGSQSAPEIGYDCPENLLRDADTAMYRAKSMGRARHEVFDTTMHTRAVALLQLENDLRRAIERHEFQLHYQPIVSLTTGRLDGFEALVRWHHPERGLISPSEFIPIAEETGLIVPIGLWVLCKACYQMHDWQQISPELLLTISVNLSSKQFLQPDLVKQIDQILRDTRLDARSLKLEITESAVMDNAESAIKMLFQLKSLGVHLHIDDFGTGYSSLSYLHRFPIDQLKIDRSFVSRMGAKDDSLEIVRAIVTLAHTLELNVTAEGIETAEQLSQLREMECEYGQGYFFAKPLTQNAAEELIVTAQQLTTDFNGFASSFTKPQSFWGMENV